One genomic window of Salmo salar chromosome ssa12, Ssal_v3.1, whole genome shotgun sequence includes the following:
- the rassf1 gene encoding ras association domain-containing protein 1 isoform X1 translates to MLTMGSEPPQAVARLFAWVNGMSKCELIELKDLSLNDRIELAPDPPASLPPAAPLTPRQVRAPERPSHVVRLVGDSVSVEGPSWFTGQVGKGHDFQPCSYTQISWCDLCGEFIWGLYKQSLSCANCSYTCHFQCRPFIQLDCSTDSRLLTDLTDVSEDAVETDTNVDVIEPIDWGKQVLSVGDIQQKVKEYNAQINSNLYMVLNRDRSYTGFIRVLFKLTRPVSLPPPRKASSPQEEGQQEGEIKHRTSFYLPKDTAKHLHISSQTRAREVIEALLNKFTVVDNPAKFALFERSERENQIYLRKLSDDERPLHLRLCAGPNEKVLSLVLKENETGEVNWDAFSFPELRNFLRILQREEEEHVRQIVKRYALARDRMKEAMASITTPG, encoded by the exons ATGCTAACCATGGGAAGTGAGCCGCCACAAGCCGTTGCCCGGCTGTTTGCTTGGGTAAATGGCATGTCCAAGTGTGAGCTGATTGAGCTGAAAGACCTCAGCCTGAATGATCGCATTGAGCTGGCACCAGACCCACCAGCCTCTCTGCCCCCAGCAGCGCCCCTGACCCCCAGGCAGGTGAGGGCTCCGGAGAGGCCCAGCCACGTGGTCCGTctggtgggggacagtgtgagtGTTGAGGGGCCCTCGTGGTTCACAGGTCAGGTTGGAAAGGGACATGACTTCCAGCCCTGCAGCTACACCCAGATTAGCTGGTGCGATTTGTGTGGTGAATTCATCTGGGGCCTTTACAAACAGAGCCTGAGCTGTGCTA aCTGCAGTTACACCTGTCACTTCCAGTGTCGGCCCTTTATCCAGTTGGATTGCAGCACCGATAGTAGACTCCTCACTGACCTAACGGATGTTTCTGAAGACGCCGTAGAGACGGACACTAACGTGGATGTG ATTGAACCTATTGACTGGGGGAAACAAGTGCTGTCTGTCGGTGACATCCAGCAGAAGGTGAAGGAATATAATGCTCAGATCAACAGCAATCTCTACATGGTGCTG AACCGAGACCGATCATATACTGGCTTCATCAGGGTCCTTTTTAAGCTGACTCGGCCCGTGTCACTCCCACCCCCTCGGAAGGCGTCTTCACCACAGGAAGAGGGACAACAGGAAGGGGAGATTAAGCACCGGACATCTTTCTACCTCCCCAAAGACACGGCCAAACACCTGCACATAAGCTCCCAGACGCGGGCACGTGAGGTCATAGAGGCCCTGCTCAATAAGTTCACTGTGGTGGACAACCCTGCCAAGTTTGCTCTGTTTGAGCGCAGTGAACGTGAAAACCAGA TATACCTTCGTAAGCTGTCTGATGACGAGAGGCCGCTCCACCTGCGTCTGTGTGCCGGACCCAACGAGAAAGTCCTCAGTCTGGTGTTGAAAGAGAATGAGACGGGGGAGGTCAAT tggGATGCATTCAGCTTTCCTGAGCTGCGTAATTTCCTGCGGATCCTTCAGCGTGAGGAAGAGGAGCACGTCCGGCAGATAGTCAAGCGCTACGCTCTGGCCAGGGATAGGATGAAGGAGGCCATGGCCAGCATCACCACCCCCGGCTGA
- the tusc2b gene encoding tumor suppressor 2, mitochondrial calcium regulator b, translated as MGGSGSKTKGYWPFAGSGSGDGDPTKEGVEQSLARLRSFRNGTPFVFTRWSSLYFDEDGDLAHEFYEETVVMKNGRRRAKLKKIQKNLIPQGTIKLDHPCIHVDFPVVLCEV; from the exons ATGGGCGGGAGTGGCTCCAAAACCAAAGGTTATTGGCCTTTTGCAGGTTCAGGCAGTGGCGATGGTGATCCAACCAAAGAGGGAGTCGAACAGTCGCTGGCAAGGCTCCGAAGCTTCCGAAATGGGACGCCCTTCGTGTTTACCAGATGGAG CTCCCTGTACTTTGACGAGGATGGAGACCTGGCCCACGAGTTCTACGAGGAGACAGTTGTGATGAAGAATGGCCGTAGGAGGGCCAAACTGAAGAAGATCCAGAAAAACCTCATACCTCAG GGAACCATAAAGCTGGATCACCCCTGCATCCATGTGGATTTCCCGGTCGTTCTCTGTGAGGTTTGA
- the rassf1 gene encoding ras association domain-containing protein 1 isoform X2: protein MALKEAMEKPLSFEMTWGSTTSSGYCSQDDSDSELEQFFTARTSFFIKVKRKKIEPIDWGKQVLSVGDIQQKVKEYNAQINSNLYMVLNRDRSYTGFIRVLFKLTRPVSLPPPRKASSPQEEGQQEGEIKHRTSFYLPKDTAKHLHISSQTRAREVIEALLNKFTVVDNPAKFALFERSERENQIYLRKLSDDERPLHLRLCAGPNEKVLSLVLKENETGEVNWDAFSFPELRNFLRILQREEEEHVRQIVKRYALARDRMKEAMASITTPG, encoded by the exons ATGGCGTTAAAAGAGGCAATGGAAAAGCCCCTATCATTTGAGATGACTTGGGGCAGCACGACCAGCAGCGGATACTGTAGCCAGGATGACTCGGACtcggagctggagcagtttttcacAGCGCGCACATCCTTCTTTATCAAAGTCAAAAGGAAAAAG ATTGAACCTATTGACTGGGGGAAACAAGTGCTGTCTGTCGGTGACATCCAGCAGAAGGTGAAGGAATATAATGCTCAGATCAACAGCAATCTCTACATGGTGCTG AACCGAGACCGATCATATACTGGCTTCATCAGGGTCCTTTTTAAGCTGACTCGGCCCGTGTCACTCCCACCCCCTCGGAAGGCGTCTTCACCACAGGAAGAGGGACAACAGGAAGGGGAGATTAAGCACCGGACATCTTTCTACCTCCCCAAAGACACGGCCAAACACCTGCACATAAGCTCCCAGACGCGGGCACGTGAGGTCATAGAGGCCCTGCTCAATAAGTTCACTGTGGTGGACAACCCTGCCAAGTTTGCTCTGTTTGAGCGCAGTGAACGTGAAAACCAGA TATACCTTCGTAAGCTGTCTGATGACGAGAGGCCGCTCCACCTGCGTCTGTGTGCCGGACCCAACGAGAAAGTCCTCAGTCTGGTGTTGAAAGAGAATGAGACGGGGGAGGTCAAT tggGATGCATTCAGCTTTCCTGAGCTGCGTAATTTCCTGCGGATCCTTCAGCGTGAGGAAGAGGAGCACGTCCGGCAGATAGTCAAGCGCTACGCTCTGGCCAGGGATAGGATGAAGGAGGCCATGGCCAGCATCACCACCCCCGGCTGA